In Astyanax mexicanus isolate ESR-SI-001 chromosome 5, AstMex3_surface, whole genome shotgun sequence, a single window of DNA contains:
- the LOC103044632 gene encoding axin-2: MSRALAEPVGASFREDAPRPPVPGEEGEGPRRVPADLPPPVAVPVPVPGCGASRRNEDGLGEPEGSASPDSPLARWTKSLHLLLGDQDGAHLFRTFLEREKGEDALDFWFACNGFRQMDLKDAKTQRVARAIYKRYVEASGVVAEQMKPATRSYIRDSIKKQRVDSAMFDQAQTEIQAAMEEKAYQMFLTSDIYLDYVHSGCENAAYAHQSSLAGLKVMCGYLPPLIEDKEWTCGDLKAKALATVVGLSAKSLRATMTLRTAEGLEHGCRAPRRGDPASPYFMNSGHVFAPASSANDSEVSSDATTDDSMSMTDSSVDGIPPYKLGMKKQLQREMHRSVKINGQVSLPHFPRTHRLPREMAPVEPSAFAAELIARLEKLKREQDTLSCLEERLQQIQEEEERDEGEVAAPQPPASLSLLPSGFCEEDPQAILDDHLSRVLKTPGCQSPGVPVYSPRSRSPDHSHHHHQHHHQGSSSSPLSDGPYSILGKVSPAGPQPSSKHIHHHYIHHHHGAPPKSKEQIEAEAAHRVAQCLGSAGGSDYSFQRCHSPAELPAGRTGMLSKRPSKASDGMSICQSSGEGSSSPQLPLDGTDRSQNVWQWILGSERQGRHKPHSSQGLKKTHPTEPMSSSKTPLWGGGGVGGHAQRHHPGHPFVQDPTMPPLPPPNTLTQLEEACRRLEEASKPTKQRHSASSLQRERVHPSLFPNAGSNLISPALQMDEWKEQRRPSTGHSSAPSGSELVVTYFFCGEEIPYRRLMKTHSLTLGHFKEQLRKKGNYRYYFKKASDEFECGAVFEEIWEDGTVLPMYEGKILGKVERMD, encoded by the exons ATGAGCCGCGCGCTGGCGGAGCCCGTGGGCGCGAGCTTCCGCGAGGACGCGCCGCGCCCTCCGGTGCCCGGCGAAGAAGGTGAGGGCCCCCGCCGCGTCCCCGCCGACCTGCCGCCTCCGGTGGCGGTTCCCGTGCCGGTGCCGGGCTGCGGCGCAAGCCGTAGGAACGAGGACGGTCTGGGGGAGCCTGAGGGCAGCGCTTCGCCGGACTCCCCCCTGGCCCGCTGGACCAAGTCCCTGCACCTGCTGCTGGGGGACCAGGACGGCGCGCACCTCTTCAGGACGTTCCTGGAGCGCGAGAAGGGCGAGGACGCGCTGGACTTCTGGTTCGCCTGCAACGGCTTCCGGCAGATGGACCTGAAGGACGCCAAGACGCAGCGCGTGGCGCGGGCCATCTACAAGAGGTACGTGGAGGCGAGCGGCGTGGTGGCCGAGCAGATGAAGCCGGCCACCAGGAGCTACATACGGGACAGCATCAAGAAGCAGCGCGTGGACTCGGCCATGTTCGACCAGGCGCAGACGGAGATCCAGGCTGCCATGGAGGAGAAAGCCTACCAGATGTTCCTCACCTCGGACATCTACCTGGACTACGTGCACTCGGGCTGCGAGAACGCCGCCTACGCCCACCAGAGCAGCCTGGCGGGGCTCAAGGTGATGTGCGGCTACCTGCCGCCGCTCATTGAGGACAAAGAGTGGACCTGTGGAGACCTGAAGGCCAAGGCTCTGGCCACCGTGGTGGGGCTTTCGGCCAAGAGCTTGAGAGCCACCATGACCCTGAGGACTGCAGAGGGTCTGGAGCATGGATGCAG GGCTCCGAGACGGGGAGATCCGGCCAGTCCTTACTTCATGAACTCGGGTCATGTATTTGCTCCAGCTAGCAGCGCTAACGACAGCGAGGTGTCCAGCGATGCCACCACGGATGACTCCATGTCCATGACggacagcagtgt GGATGGGATTCCTCCATACAAGCTGGGCATGAAGAAGCAGCTACAGCGGGAGATGCACCGGAGCGTCAAGATCAACGGACAAGTTTCGCTCCCCCACTTTCCC AGAACACACCGGCTGCCGAGGGAGATGGCTCCGGTAGAGCCGTCTGCGTTCGCTGCGGAGCTGATCGCCCGGCTGGAGAAGCTGAAGCGCGAGCAGGACACGCTCAGCTGTCTGGAGGAGAGGCTGCAGCAGATACAGGAG GAAGAAGAGCGAGACGAAGGTGAGGTGGCAGCTCCCCAGCCTCCTGCCTCCCTCAGCCTCCTCCCATCCGGATTCTGCGAGGAAGATCCTCAGGCGATCCTGGACGACCATCTCTCCAGAGTTCTAAAGACCCCCGGTTGTCAGTCCCCTGGCGTCCCTGTCTATTCTCCACGCTCTCGCTCCCCCGACCAcagccatcaccaccaccagcaccatcaccaggGCTCTAGCTCCAGCCCCTTATCCGACGGACCCTACTCCATCCTGGGCAAGGTGTCTCCGGCAGGCCCCCAGCCCTCCAGCAAGCACATCCACCATCACTACATCCACCACCATCACGGAGCCCCGCCCAAGAGCAAGGAGCAGATTGAGGCGGAGGCAGCCCATCGAGTTGCCCAGTGTCTGGGGTCGGCAGGGGGCTCCGATTACTCCTTCCAGCGATGCCACAGTCCAGCTGAGCTTCCAGcagg GAGAACTGGCATGCTGTCCAAACGTCCCAGTAAGGCCAGCGATGGGATGAGTATCTGCCAGTCCAGCGGAGAGGGCAGCAGCTCTCCTCAACTGCCTTTAGATGGTACGGATAGATCTCAAAACGTCTGGCAGTGGATCTTAGGAAGTGAAAGGCAGGGCAGGCATAAACCACACAG tTCCCAAGGACTGAAGAAGACCCACCCCACAGAACCCATGTCCTCCTCAAAGACACCCTTATGGGGCGGCGGAGGAGTAGGCGGTCACGCCCAAAGGCACCATCCAGGTCATCCTTTCGTCCAGGACCCCACCATGCCTCCTCTACCCCcacccaacacactgacccaACTTGAAGAAGCCTGCCGGAGGCTGGAGGAAGCCTCCAAACCCACTAAACAAAG GCACTCGGCGTCCAGTCTGCAGAGAGAACGAGTGCATCCGTCTCTTTTCCCCAACGCTGGATCCAATCTCATCAGCCCTGCCCTGCAGATGGACGA GTGGAAAGAACAGCGAAGGCCCAGCACCGGTCACTCCAGCGCCCCCTCTGGCTCGGAGCTGGTGGTCACCTATTTCTTCTGCGGAGAGGAGATTCCGTACCGCAGGCTAATGAAGACCCACAGCCTCACTCTCGGCCATTTTAAAGAGCAGCTCCGAAAGAAAGGCAACTACAG GTACTACTTTAAGAAGGCCAGTGATGAGTTTGAGTGTGGTGCGGTGTTTGAGGAGATCTGGGAGGATGGAACTGTGCTCCCCATGTACGAGGGGAAGATTCTGGGGAAGGTGGAGCGAATGGACTAA